A window of Rhododendron vialii isolate Sample 1 chromosome 13a, ASM3025357v1 contains these coding sequences:
- the LOC131312854 gene encoding stemmadenine O-acetyltransferase-like, translating to MEVEVKSRERIKPSSPTPSHLKTLKISLLDQLFPPVHVPLVFFYLNTQTTSPIPDVISKTSVSLKQSLAKTLTLFYPFAGKIKDHLSVDCNDEGVYYVEARVDNNLSEFLSKPDVRLTQHFLPHDQSMDQMYPTGISLVMIQVNFFKCGGMALGMYCCHRIIDGHTCITFVRAWAETAQGSGTEVIPRFVPCNSLFPQNPSLPKDSTLLMWPSMFNQTKYVTRRFLFDASALSSLKAKVASSSFVPTRVEALLGLIWKCAISASRSRFGFQRPSVLSIAVSLRSKFFPPPSQFATGNLLWSAVAQSKADTGTELHRLVRNLRDATSKIDGGFVRGIQGGEGFSKVTECLKELRELYSNEGANYYTCTSTCNLGMYEADFGWGKPIWVSLGGNEDPMVMNLIYLLDTRSGGGIEAWVNLSEEDMAEFERDPELLAFTSLDPSPLHINTPSSHTVCARM from the coding sequence ATGGAGGTTGAAGTCAAATCCAGGGAGAGAATAAAACCATCATCTCCAACTCCATCTCACTTGAAAACACTCAAGATTTCTCTCTTAGATCAGCTCTTCCCTCCTGTCCATGTTCCCTTAGTGTTCTTCTATCTCAACACACAGACTACTAGCCCTATTCCCGATGTCATCTCCAAAACATCGGTCTCTCTGAAGCAATCGCTAGCAAAAACCTTAACTCTCTTCTACCCATTTGCCGGAAAAATAAAAGACCATCTTTCTGTTGATTGTAACGATGAGGGGGTCTATTATGTCGAAGCACGAGTGGATAATAATCTGTCCGAGTTTCTCAGCAAACCAGACGTCCGGTTGACACAACATTTTCTTCCTCATGATCAATCCATGGATCAAATGTACCCAACCGGAATAAGCTTGGTAATGATTCAAGTGAACTTCTTCAAATGCGGCGGTATGGCCCTTGGCATGTACTGCTGCCACAGAATCATCGACGGTCACACTTGCATCACATTTGTAAGAGCATGGGCAGAAACCGCACAAGGCTCAGGAACTGAAGTAATCCCCCGTTTTGTTCCATGTAATTCTCTTTTCCCGCAAAATCCTTCGCTGCCTAAAGATTCAACGTTGCTTATGTGGCCCTCGATgttcaaccaaaccaaatacGTAACAAGGAGGTTCTTATTTGATGCCTCGGCATTAAGCAGCCTCAAGGCCAAAGTAGCTAGCTCATCATTTGTCCCGACACGTGTTGAGGCACTATTGGGGCTCATCTGGAAATGCGCCATTTCGGCTTCGAGATCAAGATTTGGTTTCCAAAGACCATCCGTTTTGTCAATTGCTGTGAGTCTACGAAGCAAATTCTTTCCACCACCGTCACAATTTGCCACGGGAAATCTCCTTTGGAGTGCGGTTGCACAAAGCAAAGCGGATACTGGGACAGAGTTGCATCGCTTGGTGAGGAATTTGAGAGATGCCACATCGAAAATCGATGGCGGTTTTGTCCGTGGAATACAAGGGGGTGAAGGTTTTTCCAAGGTTACTGAGTGTCTCAAAGAGTTACGGGAATTGTATTCGAATGAGGGGGCAAATTACTACACGTGTACAAGTACGTGTAATCTTGGGATGTATGAAGCAGATTTCGGGTGGGGGAAGCCTATTTGGGTGAGTCTAGGCGGAAACGAGGATCCGATGGTAATGAATCTTATATATTTGTTGGACACGAGGTCGGGTGGTGGAATTGAAGCCTGGGTGAATTTGAGTGAGGAAGACATGGCTGAATTCGAGCGTGATCCTGAGCTACTTGCTTTCACTTCTTTGGATCCAAGTCCTCTTCATATTAATACTCCTAGTAGTCATACCGTATGTGCTCGCATGTAA
- the LOC131312859 gene encoding protein PYRICULARIA ORYZAE RESISTANCE 21, whose translation MAEKKVTTMVLKVDLQCPSCYKKIKKVLAKFPQIRNQAYDEKQNTVTITVVCCNPEKIRDKLCCKGGKTIKSIEIKPPPKPKEPEKPKAPEKPKEPEKPKEPEKPKEPEKPKQPEKPKEPEKPKPKEPEKPKPKEPEKPKPPPPAPAPAPCYVPFYPAPVCCGQCYHGIPGGPCYEGYGRPVPSYDGYGYGGNRACYGVSRCDEYFNEENTSGCTIM comes from the exons ATGGCCGAGAAGAAG GTTACAACAATGGTGCTGAAGGTGGACCTTCAGTGTCCTAGTTGCTACAAGAAGATCAAGAAAGTTCTTGCTAAATTTCCCC AAATTCGAAACCAGGCCTATGACGAGAAGCAGAATACGGTGACGATCACTGTAGTATGCTGCAACCCGGAGAAGATTCGTGACAAGCTGTGTTGCAAAGGTGGGAAAACAATCAAGAGCATTGAGATCAAACCGCCACCAAAACCCAAAGAACCCGAAAAGCCCAAGGCCCCGGAGAAGCCCAAGGAACCCGAAAAGCCTAAAGAACCCGAAAAGCCCAAAGAACCCGAGAAGCCCAAGCAACCCGAGAAGCCCAAGGAACCGGAGAAGCCCAAGCCCAAGGAACCGGAGAAGCCCAAGCCCAAGGAACCGGAGAAGCCCAAACCTCCTCCGCCAGCTCCGGCTCCCGCACCTTGTTATGTACCATTTTACCCGGCTCCGGTATGTTGTGGGCAATGTTACCACGGTATTCCTGGGGGCCCATGCTATGAGGGGTATGGGAGACCAGTACCATCCTATGATGGGTATGGGTATGGTGGGAATAGGGCATGTTATGGAGTAAGTCGTTGCGATGAGTACTTTAATGAAGAAAACACTTCTGGTTGCACAATCATGTGA
- the LOC131312849 gene encoding heavy metal-associated isoprenylated plant protein 7-like produces the protein MGEENKEEEKKGEEKKNEEEGGEKKEQDKKEEDQPQEIVVKVDMHCEACARKVARALKGFQGVEDVTADYKASKVVVKGKTADPIKVCERIQKKSRRKVELISPLPKPPEETKEEIKEPPKEDKKEEPPAVVTVVLKVGIHCEACAQDLQKKIRKIPGVESATADLANDQVIVKGVIDPEKLISEVYKRTKKQASIVKDEEKKEEDKKEGEDKKEDEKKDGEEEGKAGDDDNKMEIKRSEYLAPKYYSEYYYAPQIFSDENPHACSVM, from the exons ATGGGCGAA gaaaacaaagaggaggaaaagaagggagaagagaagaagaatgaaGAAGAAGGTGGCGAGAAAAAGGAACAagataagaaagaagaagatcagCCCCAGGAGATTGTGGTCAAGGTTGATATGCATTGTGAGGCTTGTGCCCGCAAAGTTGCCAGAGCTTTGAAAGGATTTCAAG GTGTGGAGGATGTAACGGCGGATTACAAGGCTAGCAAGGTAGTGGTGAAGGGGAAGACAGCAGACCCTATAAAGGTGTGCGAAAGGATTCAAAAGAAAAGCCGCCGGAAAGTTGAGCTAATTTCACCTTTACCTAAGCCCCCTGAGGAGACCAAGGAGGAAATCAAGGAACCGCCAAAAGAAGACAAGAAAGAAGAG CCTCCTGCTGTTGTAACAGTTGTGTTGAAAGTTGGAATCCATTGTGAAGCATGTGCTCAAGATTTGCAGAAGAAAATCCGAAAGATCCCAG GAGTAGAGTCAGCAACTGCAGACCTAGCAAACGATCAAGTAATTGTGAAAGGTGTCATTGATCCCGAAAAGCTGATCAGTGAAGTATACAAGAGAACGAAAAAGCAAGCTTCGATTGTGAAGGATgaggagaagaaggaagaagataagaaagaaggagaagacaaaaaagaagatgaaaagaAAGATGGGGAAGAAGAGGGGAAGGCTGGAGATGATGACAATAAGATGGAGATCAAGAGAAGCGAATACTTAGCGCCAAAGTACTATTCGGAGTATTATTATGCCCCTCAAATTTTCAGTGATGAGAATCCGCATGCTTGTTCTGTAATGTAA